The DNA segment ACGGGGGCTGCATGGTCACGAAAGCAGCGATCGCTGGGTCGTCGGTTCCCGTGTTACCCAGACCGAGGAATTTGGCGTCGGTGGCGCCGGCTGCGCCGAAGATCTGGAACTCGACATCCGGCAGGGTGAAGGTGACCTCAGGGTTCTGCGGGTCGGGGACCAACTCCCCCGGGCTGGCATGTCGGGCGCCCCTGAGGAAGGGAGCTTTCAGCACGATGTTGCTCAAGCTCAGGTCCAGGGTGAAATCCTCGCCGTCGAGCCCGGGGACCTGCAGTTCAAAAGCGAGGGTGGTGTTGCGGACGTCAATCCAGGAGTTCTCCCCGAAGGCGTCCTCTCCCCCGGCGGTTGCGGCGGGTGTCCAGACCAGCCGTTTACTGACGACGTCGACGCCGAGTCTCAGCCCCGCGGCGAAGGACACCGTTCCGGTGACGGTAATGCCGCCGGGATTGGAGGGGTTCTGCGCATCGTCGACGGTGAATTCGTCGAGGGCGTCACCGAAATCGCCGAGATCTGTGCCATCCCCCAACAGGGGGGTGAGCGTATCGAGTAGTGAAGGCATTGCGTCAACTCCTCAGCGGCTGTCCAAGCACGTCAGAATGAGACGAGTATGGACCCGCAGAAGAAACCCGACAACCGCAACCGGCGGGAATTTTCTTCGGGGCCTGAGGTGTCCGGTGCCGGGCTTCCCGGTGTGGGGCTTCCTGGTTTAGCGGGTGGGGCGCAGAGCATCCACAAGGGGTGAGGTGGTTCCCGCCTCGCCCAGGATCAGCCTGGCCGCCAACTCGGCGATTCCCGACGACGTCTGAAACCCGTAACCGCCCTGGCCAGCTAGCCAGAAGAACCCTTCTGCCTCCGGGTCGAACCCGACCACTGGCAGCCCTGCTTTGGAGGAGGTGCGGAGCCCGGTCCAGGCCCGGTCGATGGAGGTAATCCCCAGGGTGGTTGCCTCGTTGAGTTTCTGCAGGAGTGCGTCCAGGTCGGCGGGGACGGGCTGGGCATCAACGGGTGGGCTCGGCACTGATTCGCACGGCGAGATCAACAGGCCGGCTCCTTCGCGGCGGAAGTAGAAACTGTCGTCGGCCGCCGCGACCATCGGTGTCCCGGGGGCCAGCTCGTGGGTCAGCTGCGCGACGGCGGCGGTCCGGCGATAGGGGCGCAATCCCTGGATCTCGACTCCCGAGACCACAGCGAGTTCGTCGGCCCACGCGCCCGCCGCGTTCACGACCACCGTTGCGTGGATGGCGTGGGGACCGGCGCCGACGCTCCAGCCGTTGCCCATCCGCTGGGCGGAGTGGACTTTGGCGCCGGTCAGGATCGTCGTACCAGCGTCGAGCGCGGTGCGCCGGTGGAAATCGATCAGGGCTTCGGCATCCAGGCCCACCGAGGTGGTGTCGATGCCTGCGGCAGCGAAGCTCTCCGGGCGGAGGTGGGGGCACAGGGCCAGCGCCTCATCCTGGCTGATGGCGGTCATCGCGCCGCTGGAGCGGTCGGCGACGTCCTGCTGCGACCCGACCAGCATGAAGCTGCGCGGGGTCAGAAAGTGCTGCTGGTGTTCCTCTTCAACGACCCGCAGCAGATCCAGGGTGCGGCTGGTCAGCTGTTGCACTTCTGGGGGCCCATAGCTGGGAATGAGCTGCCGGGCCGACCGGGATGAGGCGTGATAGGCAAGATTCTGCTCCGCCTCCACCAGCACGACGGTGCAGCGTCCCGCCAGCTGCGAGGCGAGGGACAGCCCGGCGATGCCGCCGCCCACAATCAGAACATCAGCGTTGAGTGCCATAGCAGCAGCCTACCCGGGCACTAGGCGGCGACGTCGTCGCGGGCGCCGATGAAGGCCTGCACGCAGGCCTCAATGTCCTCGGCGCTGTGGGCGGCGGAGAGCTGGACCCGGATTCGGGCGGCGCCGCGGGGCACCACCGGGAAGCTGAAGGCAGTGACAAACACGCCGCGCGCCAGCATGGCGTCAGCTGCCTTGGCTGCCTGGGCCGCGTCGCCGAACATCACCGGGATGATCGCGTGCTCGCCGTCGAGCAGTTCGAAGCCTTCCTCGGTCATCCGGCGCCGGAAGAGGGCCGAGTTTTCCTCAAGCTGTGCCCGCAGATCGGCACTGTTTTGAACCAGGTCCAGTGCGGTCAGGGTGGCGGCGACGATCGAGGGCGCCAGCGAGTTGGAGAACAGGTACGGCCGCGCCCGCTGCCGCAGCAGTGCCACAATCTCTGCGTGCGCTGCGACGTAGCCGCCCGAGGCGCCGCCCAACGCCTTGCCGAACGTTCCGGTGTAGATGTCCACCCGGCTGGAGACGCCGGCGTGCTCGGGGGTTCCGGCCCCGGTCTCCCCCATGAAGCCGACAGCGTGGGAGTCATCAACCATCACCATGGCGCCATACTGGTCGGCGAGGTCGCAGATGGCTTCCAGCGGGGCGAGGTAGCCGTCCATGGAGAACACGCCGTCGGTGACGATCAGGGTGCGGCGCGCGCCCGCGGCTTCCTTCAGCTTTGCTTCCAGATCAGCCATGTCGCGGTTCGCGTACCGGTACCGCTGGGCCTTGGACAGGCGGATCCCGTCGATGATGGAGGCGTGGTTCAACGCGTCGGAAATCACGGCGTCCTCGGCGGTCAGCAGGGATTCGAAGACTCCGCCGTTGGCATCGAAGCAGGAGGAGAAAAGGATGGTGTCCTCGGTGCCCAGGAACCGGGACACCCGCGCCTCCAGTTCCAGGTGGAGGTCCTGGGTGCCGCAGATGAACCGTACCGAGGCCATGCCGAACCCGCGCTCGTCGAGCGCCTGTTTGGCGGCGGCGATGATGTCGGGGTGGTCGGCGAGCCCCAGATAATTGTTGGCGCAGAAGTTCAGCACCCGCTGCGGGGCGCCCTCGAGGGTGGCCGCCTCGATGTGGTTGGACTGCGGAGAGGAAATCCGCCGTTCGTTCTTGAACAGGCCCGCGCTGCGGATGCCGTCCAGTTCCTCGGTCAGCTGTTCCTGAATGCTCGTGTACATCGCGTTGCTCCTTAGAATCCGGTCCAGTCGAGGACCACTTTGCCGCTGGCCCCGTTGCGTGCGGTGTTAAAGCCTTGCTGCCACGCGGAGGCGGGCAGAATGTCGGTGACGACGCTCGAGATGGCCTGCTGCAGGACGGGGTTGGATTGCAGCATGGCGCTCATGGCGTACCAGGTTTCGAACATCTCACGCCCGTAGATGCCCTTCAGCGTGAGCATGTGGGTGACCACCTTGGCCCAGTCGATGGTGATGTCCGCCGAGGGGAGGCCAAGCATGGCGATGCGGCCGCCATGGTTCATGTTGTCGATCATTTCGGGTAGCGCGGTGGGATGGCCCGACATTTCCATCCCGACGTCGAATCCCTCCCGCATTCCGAGCTGGCGCTGGGCGTCGGCGATCCGGGTGGTGGCTACGTTGACGGCAAGGTCGGCACCCACTGCTAGGGCCAGGTCCAGCCGCGGCTGAAACACGTCGGTGACGGCGATGTAGCGGGCTCCGGCGTGGCGGGCGACGGCCGCGGCCATCAGCCCGATGGGTCCCGCGCCGGTGATCAGCACATCCTCGCCCACCAAGGGGAAGCTCAATGCGGTGTGTACGGCGTTGCCGAAGGGGTCGAACACGGCGCCCAGTTCGGGGGTGATGCCGGCGGGGTGGACCCAGACGTTTGGTTCGGGAATCACCACGAACTCGGCGAAGGCACCGTCGCGCTGCACCCCGACGCTCGCGGTCCGGATACACATCTGGCGTCGGCCGGCACGGCAGTTGCGGCAGGTGCCGCAGACAATGTGACCCTCGCCGGAGACCCTGTCCCCCACCTTGACGTCCCGCACCCCGGAGCCGAGCTCAACCACTTCGCCGTAGAACTCGTGGCCGGGAATGAGTGGTGCGCTGATGGTGCTGGCCGCCCACTGGTCCCAGGACTCGATGTGGAGGTCGGTGCCACAGATCCCGGTGGTCATCACGCGGATCTTGACTTCACCAAGTCCCGGTGTGGGTTCGGGACGGTCGATCAGCTCGAAGCCGGGCTGCGGACCGGACTTGTAAAGCGCCTTCACTGAGGGGTATTCCTTCCACCGGCACGCGGGTCCAGCGTGGTACGCCCTGGCGCGTGCAGTTCATCTCAAGTGGTGCTGTGGCACCCTCGTCAGCGTATCAGCCGGGGTGCGTCTGCTCCGGGGATCAGGCCTCGTCCTGCAGGGCCACGCACATCACCGAAGCGTCGTCTGCGGCCTCGCCAATCTCCAGCTGGGTGATGCGCAATGTCAGCATCAGCTCCTGCGCGCCCTCGGGGGTGCTGACCGCATCAAGGAACGCTTCCGGGCTCACCACCAGGCCAAGGTCGACTGCCCGCCAGGCGCCGTCGGACGCCAGCGCGACCGTGTGGGCGTTCCCCACCCGGACCAGACTGGCCCGCTCGGCGGCTTCGGGTTCCCGCCGGGCCACCCAGATACCCTGTTCGGTGTTCCGCTCCCGTCTCGCCTGTTCATGCTCGGCGCGGGTGCCGGTAGGCTCGCTGATCGGCGTGCCAACGTGCAGGATGCTACCGTCGTCGCGGCGGGCCACGACATGACAGTCGGCGAGACTGAGGACCTGCACGCCTCCGTCGTCGTCGGCCGTGACGAGTGAAACGGCCGCGCTGGGGAAAAAGTGGGATCGGCTGCCCACCAGCCGTTGCCCCAGTTCGTCAACGGTGGCCAGCGCCGCCGCAAGGACAGCACGGGGGTCGGTGGGTCCGGCGTGTTCGGCCAGCGCGAGGTTCAGGACCTGTGCATACCAGGATGGGTTCGAGGCGCCGGGGAGGTCTATTTCTTCCAGGAGTGAGGTGGCGCCGTCGACCATCCAGGCGGCGTTGCCCCGGTATCCGCAGGCGTCCTCCATGACGTGGTTATCGCCCTCGGTCTGGACGCGGGACAGGTGGGTCCAGTGCGACATGTCAGCGTGCACCCCCTGCGAGCCGGGTCCCATGGTCAACGAGCACGGAGTGCAGGACCTGCTGGCCCATTGTCTGGAACGCGGCGTCGTCATCGGAGTGCGCGGCCATCGCCGCGCCGATGCACAGCGCCCAGCCCCGGGCCCGCTGCCAAGTGGCGTCCGAGGTGGGACGAGCGGCGTTGATCCGGTTCTGGAACACGCGGCGGCCGTACCGGTCGAAGACCAGCCACGCGGCGGCCAGATCGGTGGCGGGATCACCGCTGCCCAGGTCGCCGAAGTCCAAGACTGCCGCCAGCTTCTTGTCCGGCCCCAACACCAGATTCGCGGCGTGCAGGTCGCCGTGGAGCCAGAGGGCAGTGCCGTCCCAGGCCGGTGAGTCGCGCAGCTCCCGCCACAGGTCGAGGAGGTCTGCGGTGGGCAGTTCAAGGGCGGCAAGGCGCTGCTGGAGGGCGCTGTCCCGGTCGCCGAGCGCACCGCCGCGCACAGGATTGCGGGGAGCATCCTCCGGAGCTGGCTGCTGAAAGGCCAGCACGAAGTCGGCAAGGTCCTCCGCCGCCGGGGTGCGGTCCCCCAGCGGAATTTGCGTCCCGACAGCGCCCTCAACCCACGTCGTGATACTCCAGTGCCAGGGGTACGACGACGACGGCTCCCCCACCCGTACCGGCGTCGACGCGAAGCGCAGGGGTGATTCGGGCGGCTGGGCGCCGGGGTCGGCGCCGGGCTGGTCGGACAACAACCGTGGCAGCCACGCCTGCTCGTTCCTGGCCAGCTGGGCGGCGGCCTCGCGGCGGGGCAGCCTGACCGAGAGGTCGCTCCCCAGCCGGAAAATGACGTTATCCCAGCCTTCGGCGACGGCGTTCAGGGGCAGCTCGGCGAGGTCCGGATGCTGCTCCCCCAGGAGC comes from the Arthrobacter sp. CAN_C5 genome and includes:
- a CDS encoding FAD-binding oxidoreductase, yielding MALNADVLIVGGGIAGLSLASQLAGRCTVVLVEAEQNLAYHASSRSARQLIPSYGPPEVQQLTSRTLDLLRVVEEEHQQHFLTPRSFMLVGSQQDVADRSSGAMTAISQDEALALCPHLRPESFAAAGIDTTSVGLDAEALIDFHRRTALDAGTTILTGAKVHSAQRMGNGWSVGAGPHAIHATVVVNAAGAWADELAVVSGVEIQGLRPYRRTAAVAQLTHELAPGTPMVAAADDSFYFRREGAGLLISPCESVPSPPVDAQPVPADLDALLQKLNEATTLGITSIDRAWTGLRTSSKAGLPVVGFDPEAEGFFWLAGQGGYGFQTSSGIAELAARLILGEAGTTSPLVDALRPTR
- a CDS encoding glycine C-acetyltransferase, with product MYTSIQEQLTEELDGIRSAGLFKNERRISSPQSNHIEAATLEGAPQRVLNFCANNYLGLADHPDIIAAAKQALDERGFGMASVRFICGTQDLHLELEARVSRFLGTEDTILFSSCFDANGGVFESLLTAEDAVISDALNHASIIDGIRLSKAQRYRYANRDMADLEAKLKEAAGARRTLIVTDGVFSMDGYLAPLEAICDLADQYGAMVMVDDSHAVGFMGETGAGTPEHAGVSSRVDIYTGTFGKALGGASGGYVAAHAEIVALLRQRARPYLFSNSLAPSIVAATLTALDLVQNSADLRAQLEENSALFRRRMTEEGFELLDGEHAIIPVMFGDAAQAAKAADAMLARGVFVTAFSFPVVPRGAARIRVQLSAAHSAEDIEACVQAFIGARDDVAA
- the tdh gene encoding L-threonine 3-dehydrogenase is translated as MKALYKSGPQPGFELIDRPEPTPGLGEVKIRVMTTGICGTDLHIESWDQWAASTISAPLIPGHEFYGEVVELGSGVRDVKVGDRVSGEGHIVCGTCRNCRAGRRQMCIRTASVGVQRDGAFAEFVVIPEPNVWVHPAGITPELGAVFDPFGNAVHTALSFPLVGEDVLITGAGPIGLMAAAVARHAGARYIAVTDVFQPRLDLALAVGADLAVNVATTRIADAQRQLGMREGFDVGMEMSGHPTALPEMIDNMNHGGRIAMLGLPSADITIDWAKVVTHMLTLKGIYGREMFETWYAMSAMLQSNPVLQQAISSVVTDILPASAWQQGFNTARNGASGKVVLDWTGF
- a CDS encoding aminoglycoside phosphotransferase family protein, translating into MANRPAAEVLITADLVRELLGEQHPDLAELPLNAVAEGWDNVIFRLGSDLSVRLPRREAAAQLARNEQAWLPRLLSDQPGADPGAQPPESPLRFASTPVRVGEPSSSYPWHWSITTWVEGAVGTQIPLGDRTPAAEDLADFVLAFQQPAPEDAPRNPVRGGALGDRDSALQQRLAALELPTADLLDLWRELRDSPAWDGTALWLHGDLHAANLVLGPDKKLAAVLDFGDLGSGDPATDLAAAWLVFDRYGRRVFQNRINAARPTSDATWQRARGWALCIGAAMAAHSDDDAAFQTMGQQVLHSVLVDHGTRLAGGAR